In Corynebacterium matruchotii, a single genomic region encodes these proteins:
- a CDS encoding energy-coupling factor transporter transmembrane component T encodes MTGNNTTANTTHADNESTLGDSSSPRTNIDARMKLLYLIVCNVLVMGLNTRSTLWPIIICLGILIACDMSRRFFLGYLAIILISFGATLLPGVPGMNNWLGVALGIVGYWVLRFTVSLSVAIWMFSTTRISEFTTAFHQMRLPNMIVIPLSVMFRFFPVVIDEMRGIVEAMKLRGYQKPWLHPIRTAEYIVVPLLSAVARIADELAAAALIRGLGAPGRPTQLSTHRFGAWDAVILLAILGFIGLTIAQRS; translated from the coding sequence ATGACCGGCAACAACACCACCGCCAACACCACTCACGCCGATAACGAGAGCACGCTCGGCGACTCCAGCAGCCCCCGCACCAATATTGATGCCCGCATGAAGCTGCTCTACCTCATTGTCTGCAATGTGCTGGTCATGGGCCTCAACACCCGATCAACTCTCTGGCCCATCATCATTTGCCTGGGGATACTCATTGCCTGCGACATGTCCCGGAGATTCTTCCTGGGATATCTGGCCATTATCCTCATCAGCTTCGGGGCAACGCTACTCCCCGGGGTACCGGGAATGAATAACTGGCTTGGGGTGGCCCTCGGCATTGTCGGCTATTGGGTGCTGCGCTTCACCGTCAGCCTGTCTGTGGCCATATGGATGTTCAGCACCACCCGCATCAGCGAATTCACCACCGCATTCCACCAAATGCGGCTCCCCAATATGATTGTCATTCCCCTCAGCGTCATGTTCCGATTCTTCCCCGTCGTCATTGACGAAATGCGGGGAATCGTCGAAGCGATGAAACTGCGGGGCTACCAAAAACCCTGGCTGCACCCCATACGCACCGCCGAATACATTGTGGTACCCCTGCTCTCGGCGGTGGCCCGGATCGCCGACGAGCTCGCGGCCGCAGCCCTCATTCGCGGGTTGGGTGCGCCGGGTCGGCCAACACAGCTGTCTACCCACAGGTTTGGGGCGTGGGATGCGGTGATACTACTAGCCATTCTTGGATTTATTGGCCTGACGATTGCGCAACGATCATAA
- a CDS encoding MptD family putative ECF transporter S component has translation MGSPRNLVLIGVFCCVYFVVMFSGGMLGIFSPIMIMVGGIISTLINGIVIMLYLAKVPQFGSLTILGLITGLGMMLTGHVWYVVPTAIITGLIGDTIARSGNYQGKLTNPLAYAVFQLWSMALVAPIFINSDDYFADIEAQMKSAEYADTMRHVFTPTMILIWGVATFIVCLIAGFIGMRTLKKHFTRAGIV, from the coding sequence ATGGGAAGCCCCAGGAACCTAGTACTCATCGGCGTATTCTGCTGCGTTTATTTTGTAGTCATGTTCTCCGGTGGAATGCTCGGAATCTTCTCACCCATCATGATTATGGTCGGCGGAATCATCAGCACCCTCATCAACGGCATTGTAATCATGCTCTACCTAGCAAAAGTGCCGCAATTCGGGTCACTCACCATCCTCGGCCTCATCACCGGGCTGGGCATGATGCTCACCGGACACGTCTGGTACGTTGTCCCCACCGCCATCATCACCGGACTCATCGGCGACACCATCGCCCGCAGCGGCAACTACCAGGGAAAACTCACCAACCCCCTAGCGTACGCCGTCTTCCAACTCTGGTCCATGGCACTCGTCGCACCCATATTTATTAACTCCGACGACTATTTCGCCGACATTGAAGCCCAAATGAAAAGCGCCGAATACGCCGACACCATGCGGCACGTCTTCACCCCAACCATGATCCTCATTTGGGGTGTCGCAACCTTCATCGTTTGTCTCATTGCCGGCTTCATCGGAATGCGCACCCTCAAAAAGCATTTCACCCGCGCCGGGATAGTGTAA
- a CDS encoding cupin domain-containing protein → MTTTPVSQSGVYTNTYTDLPISKEATTSRVLVNNDVLRHVMFTMDAGQVLTEHTSTRAVIINILEGRFRFTINGKDNEVVPGDVIYLAPNDPHAVEALEPSRMSLTLVVV, encoded by the coding sequence ATGACAACTACCCCAGTCAGCCAATCCGGCGTCTACACCAACACTTACACCGACCTACCGATCTCCAAGGAAGCCACCACCTCCCGCGTCCTCGTCAATAACGATGTATTGCGGCACGTCATGTTCACCATGGATGCCGGACAGGTCCTCACGGAACACACCTCCACCCGGGCCGTCATCATTAATATCCTCGAAGGACGATTCCGGTTCACAATAAACGGCAAAGACAACGAAGTCGTACCCGGCGACGTTATTTACCTTGCACCCAATGATCCCCACGCGGTCGAGGCCCTCGAACCCTCCCGCATGTCCCTCACCCTCGTCGTGGTGTAG
- a CDS encoding alpha-amylase, giving the protein MGQLFRTALLSCTVTLTCLTCLTGVAQAQPLAAETRAPNCIEMKTEWGFVQAYNNCDTTKTLNLKAKMAFGPDTKCLPVKPGTRANIGPALGRFDEVVVCPGDYGTEPEGSNRDSLGMFTVKCPMMNPAPGKHNEVVGYIVGTSDKSVKDAETTADMFASLVVTNQQETAVKQECTPQKQYIAMGAYNANELGT; this is encoded by the coding sequence ATGGGTCAACTTTTTCGTACTGCCCTATTATCCTGCACTGTAACACTCACTTGCCTCACCTGCCTTACTGGCGTGGCCCAGGCGCAGCCGCTGGCGGCGGAAACCCGAGCCCCCAACTGTATTGAAATGAAAACCGAATGGGGTTTCGTCCAGGCCTACAACAACTGCGACACCACAAAAACCCTCAACCTGAAGGCCAAAATGGCGTTCGGCCCCGACACCAAATGCCTGCCGGTCAAACCCGGAACCCGGGCAAACATTGGCCCAGCCTTGGGCCGCTTCGATGAGGTAGTGGTGTGCCCCGGTGACTACGGCACCGAACCGGAAGGCAGCAACCGTGACAGTTTGGGGATGTTCACGGTGAAATGCCCCATGATGAATCCCGCACCGGGCAAGCACAACGAGGTTGTGGGTTACATTGTGGGCACGAGTGACAAGAGCGTGAAAGATGCGGAAACCACGGCTGACATGTTCGCATCCCTGGTTGTGACCAATCAGCAAGAAACCGCAGTGAAGCAAGAATGCACACCGCAGAAACAGTACATCGCCATGGGCGCCTACAACGCGAACGAACTAGGAACCTAG